In Athalia rosae chromosome 6, iyAthRosa1.1, whole genome shotgun sequence, one DNA window encodes the following:
- the LOC105688600 gene encoding uncharacterized protein LOC105688600 isoform X1, which yields MIPSSRRNGTLRVVVVGFWWLLLARPALGFPDPSEITTPEDLSNRGTQKFADFCKEDRDCGFPGSFCEPRTKKCNCKEEFPATNHIDKCGVKANVNESCFFLEQCEAMVKQTECRDGRCICIFEMVPVTRSDGVIECIAEHQEPPSLQYIDPAMIGVLVGMALMFVILCVVLRLFSKARWRENRTIFNTPNPRLMNVSLLRDSKLLHGQERRGSRGSVRGPSRQPSVASLRAHSPSASQGAKHSQRVNRSRTGSRRGSRGSTGNASATSARSNKSPPAAQPNNVTVEILEPVA from the exons ATGATACCGTCGTCCCGGCGAAACGGCACCCTCcgggtcgtcgtcgttggaTTCTGGTGGCTGCTTCTAGCTCGGCCAGCTCTCGGTTTTCCGGATCCCTCCGAGATCACCACGCCGGAAG ACCTATCGAATCGAGGGACCCAGAAATTCGCTGATTTTTGCAAGGAGGACAGAGACTGCGGTTTTCCCGGCTCATTTTGTGAACCGAGAACCAAAAAATGCAACTGCAAAGAGGAATTCCCGGCGACTAATCATATCGACAAATGTGGAGTCA AGGCCAACGTGAACGAGTCCTGTTTTTTCCTTGAACAATGCGAGGCTATGGTAAAGCAGACGGAATGTCGGGACGGACGCTGTATCTGTATTTTCGAAATGGTTCCCGTTACCCGTTCGGACGGTGTAATAGAGTGCATTG ccGAACACCAAGAACCCCCGAGTCTACAGTACATAGATCCCGCCATGATTGGGGTCCTTGTAGGCATGGCTCTAATGTTCGTTATATTATGCGTCGTCCTTAGACTTTTCAGCAA agctCGCTGGCGCGAAAATCGGACAATATTCAATACACCGAATCCTCGGCTGATGAACGTGTCGTTGCTGAGGGACAGTAAGCTTTTACACGGTCAGGAGCGTCGGGGTTCCAGAGGTAGCGTCAGGGGGCCTTCTAGGCAACCCTCTGTCGCATCTCTCCGGGCTCACTCACCTTCGGCATCGCAAGGTGCGAAACACTCTCAACGAGTGAACC GATCTCGTACAGGGTCTAGACGTGGGAGTCGTGGAAGTACCGGGAACGCATCGGCGACATCAGCGAGATCAAATAAATCGCCACCCGCAGCCCAGCCGAATAACGTCACTGTGGAGATTCTGGAACCCGTTGCGTAG
- the LOC105688600 gene encoding uncharacterized protein LOC105688600 isoform X3, protein MIPSSRRNGTLRVVVVGFWWLLLARPALGFPDPSEITTPEDLSNRGTQKFADFCKEDRDCGFPGSFCEPRTKKCNCKEEFPATNHIDKCGVKANVNESCFFLEQCEAMVKQTECRDGRCICIFEMVPVTRSDGVIECIAEHQEPPSLQYIDPAMIGVLVGMALMFVILCVVLRLFSKARWRENRTIFNTPNPRLMNVSLLRDSKLLHGQERRGSRGSVRGPSRQPSVASLRAHSPSASQGSRTGSRRGSRGSTGNASATSARSNKSPPAAQPNNVTVEILEPVA, encoded by the exons ATGATACCGTCGTCCCGGCGAAACGGCACCCTCcgggtcgtcgtcgttggaTTCTGGTGGCTGCTTCTAGCTCGGCCAGCTCTCGGTTTTCCGGATCCCTCCGAGATCACCACGCCGGAAG ACCTATCGAATCGAGGGACCCAGAAATTCGCTGATTTTTGCAAGGAGGACAGAGACTGCGGTTTTCCCGGCTCATTTTGTGAACCGAGAACCAAAAAATGCAACTGCAAAGAGGAATTCCCGGCGACTAATCATATCGACAAATGTGGAGTCA AGGCCAACGTGAACGAGTCCTGTTTTTTCCTTGAACAATGCGAGGCTATGGTAAAGCAGACGGAATGTCGGGACGGACGCTGTATCTGTATTTTCGAAATGGTTCCCGTTACCCGTTCGGACGGTGTAATAGAGTGCATTG ccGAACACCAAGAACCCCCGAGTCTACAGTACATAGATCCCGCCATGATTGGGGTCCTTGTAGGCATGGCTCTAATGTTCGTTATATTATGCGTCGTCCTTAGACTTTTCAGCAA agctCGCTGGCGCGAAAATCGGACAATATTCAATACACCGAATCCTCGGCTGATGAACGTGTCGTTGCTGAGGGACAGTAAGCTTTTACACGGTCAGGAGCGTCGGGGTTCCAGAGGTAGCGTCAGGGGGCCTTCTAGGCAACCCTCTGTCGCATCTCTCCGGGCTCACTCACCTTCGGCATCGCAAG GATCTCGTACAGGGTCTAGACGTGGGAGTCGTGGAAGTACCGGGAACGCATCGGCGACATCAGCGAGATCAAATAAATCGCCACCCGCAGCCCAGCCGAATAACGTCACTGTGGAGATTCTGGAACCCGTTGCGTAG
- the LOC105688600 gene encoding uncharacterized protein LOC105688600 isoform X2, with protein MIPSSRRNGTLRVVVVGFWWLLLARPALGFPDPSEITTPEDLSNRGTQKFADFCKEDRDCGFPGSFCEPRTKKCNCKEEFPATNHIDKCGVKANVNESCFFLEQCEAMVKQTECRDGRCICIFEMVPVTRSDGVIECIAEHQEPPSLQYIDPAMIGVLVGMALMFVILCVVLRLFSKARWRENRTIFNTPNPRLMNVSLLRDSKLLHGQERRGSRGSVRGPSRQPSVASLRAHSPSASQVKRLLSGSRTGSRRGSRGSTGNASATSARSNKSPPAAQPNNVTVEILEPVA; from the exons ATGATACCGTCGTCCCGGCGAAACGGCACCCTCcgggtcgtcgtcgttggaTTCTGGTGGCTGCTTCTAGCTCGGCCAGCTCTCGGTTTTCCGGATCCCTCCGAGATCACCACGCCGGAAG ACCTATCGAATCGAGGGACCCAGAAATTCGCTGATTTTTGCAAGGAGGACAGAGACTGCGGTTTTCCCGGCTCATTTTGTGAACCGAGAACCAAAAAATGCAACTGCAAAGAGGAATTCCCGGCGACTAATCATATCGACAAATGTGGAGTCA AGGCCAACGTGAACGAGTCCTGTTTTTTCCTTGAACAATGCGAGGCTATGGTAAAGCAGACGGAATGTCGGGACGGACGCTGTATCTGTATTTTCGAAATGGTTCCCGTTACCCGTTCGGACGGTGTAATAGAGTGCATTG ccGAACACCAAGAACCCCCGAGTCTACAGTACATAGATCCCGCCATGATTGGGGTCCTTGTAGGCATGGCTCTAATGTTCGTTATATTATGCGTCGTCCTTAGACTTTTCAGCAA agctCGCTGGCGCGAAAATCGGACAATATTCAATACACCGAATCCTCGGCTGATGAACGTGTCGTTGCTGAGGGACAGTAAGCTTTTACACGGTCAGGAGCGTCGGGGTTCCAGAGGTAGCGTCAGGGGGCCTTCTAGGCAACCCTCTGTCGCATCTCTCCGGGCTCACTCACCTTCGGCATCGCAAG TTAAGCGTCTGTTATCAGGATCTCGTACAGGGTCTAGACGTGGGAGTCGTGGAAGTACCGGGAACGCATCGGCGACATCAGCGAGATCAAATAAATCGCCACCCGCAGCCCAGCCGAATAACGTCACTGTGGAGATTCTGGAACCCGTTGCGTAG